One genomic segment of Kiritimatiella glycovorans includes these proteins:
- a CDS encoding peptide chain release factor family protein — MIRPAKREALQREMTSLGIEESDLEESFIKGSGSGGQKINKTSSCVQLRHIPSGIEVRCQRSRSRADNRYFARRELCRKIEEQRKGEKSEKRREIEKIRRAKRRRSRRAKERMLQNKKHQAEKKRRRREGGEYFE; from the coding sequence ATGATACGTCCAGCCAAACGGGAAGCCCTGCAGCGGGAGATGACGTCGCTCGGTATCGAGGAGAGCGACCTCGAGGAGAGTTTCATTAAAGGCTCCGGAAGCGGAGGGCAGAAAATCAATAAGACCTCCTCGTGCGTGCAGCTTCGCCATATCCCCAGCGGGATCGAAGTCCGCTGCCAGCGGTCCAGATCGCGCGCCGACAACCGGTATTTCGCGCGCCGCGAACTCTGCCGCAAGATCGAGGAACAACGTAAGGGCGAAAAAAGCGAGAAACGCAGGGAGATCGAAAAAATACGCCGCGCGAAGCGGCGGCGCTCACGCCGGGCCAAAGAACGGATGCTTCAGAACAAAAAACACCAGGCGGAGAAAAAGCGGCGGCGGCGTGAGGGAGGTGAGTATTTTGAGTGA
- a CDS encoding NAD(P)H-dependent glycerol-3-phosphate dehydrogenase, whose product MKACVIGDGGWGTALAMTLASNGHDVTVWGPFEENLRAVREKRENVTFLPGVPVPPEIRWTSSPGEAAAEAGLVLVVVPSRYYRDVILRFRECLPPGSLVVSATKGLDEETYSRMTRVAAELLDGRFVAALSGPTHAEEVARGYPAAAVVAGADHAAVGAIRDAFMNRRFRLYTSEDAAGVEYGGALKNVIALAAGINDGMELGDSAKAALMTRGLVEIARLGEALGARRETFGGLSGMGDLIVTCTSRHSRNRAVGERLGRGEKLSEVMGAMKMVAEGVWTCGAAVSLARSQGIEMPVTEEVRRIVHEGKDPRRAMEDLMGREARNE is encoded by the coding sequence TTGAAGGCCTGCGTAATCGGGGACGGCGGCTGGGGGACGGCCCTCGCCATGACGCTCGCGTCCAACGGTCACGACGTCACCGTCTGGGGACCGTTCGAAGAGAACCTCCGTGCCGTCCGCGAGAAGCGTGAAAACGTCACGTTCCTGCCCGGCGTTCCCGTCCCGCCCGAAATCCGGTGGACGTCGTCGCCCGGCGAGGCCGCGGCGGAGGCCGGGCTTGTCCTGGTGGTCGTACCCTCGCGCTATTACCGCGACGTGATCCTCCGTTTCCGGGAATGCCTTCCCCCGGGCAGCCTCGTGGTCAGCGCCACGAAAGGACTCGATGAGGAGACCTACAGCCGAATGACCCGGGTCGCGGCGGAACTGCTGGACGGCCGCTTTGTCGCCGCACTCTCCGGTCCCACGCACGCGGAGGAGGTGGCGCGCGGCTACCCCGCCGCCGCCGTGGTCGCCGGCGCGGACCACGCCGCGGTGGGGGCGATCCGCGATGCCTTCATGAACCGGCGCTTCCGGCTCTACACCAGCGAAGACGCGGCCGGCGTGGAATACGGCGGGGCGCTCAAAAACGTGATCGCGCTCGCCGCCGGGATCAACGACGGCATGGAACTCGGCGACAGCGCCAAGGCGGCGCTGATGACGCGCGGGCTGGTGGAGATCGCCCGCCTGGGCGAGGCGCTGGGGGCGCGTCGCGAGACCTTCGGCGGGTTGAGCGGAATGGGCGATCTGATCGTGACCTGCACCAGCCGGCACAGCCGGAACCGGGCAGTCGGCGAGCGGCTGGGCCGCGGGGAAAAGCTCTCCGAGGTCATGGGCGCCATGAAAATGGTCGCCGAGGGCGTGTGGACCTGCGGGGCGGCCGTCAGCCTCGCCCGAAGCCAGGGCATCGAGATGCCGGTCACGGAGGAAGTCCGGCGCATCGTGCACGAAGGCAAAGATCCGCGCCGGGCGATGGAAGATCTGATGGGGCGGGAGGCGAGGAATGAGTGA
- the plsY gene encoding glycerol-3-phosphate 1-O-acyltransferase PlsY codes for MATVPGIALLLIAAYLLGGVPFGLLVARRRGVDLRAAGSGNTGATNVFRSVGRKWGVLTFLLDALKGFLPAFLFPLWTAQSGAWGIIFGAAAVLGHNFSPFLGLRGGKGVATSAGVLLGAAPAAMLLGLLAWTALFFGSGFVSLASIGAALTVALAGWFLYAGSGPALPVLLTLLAALAVWRHRSNIARLRSGTEHRFHPWRSLRNRTAGPEDSGGRS; via the coding sequence ATGGCCACGGTGCCGGGGATTGCTCTGCTGCTGATCGCCGCCTATCTGCTCGGCGGCGTGCCGTTCGGTCTGCTGGTGGCCCGGCGGCGCGGGGTCGATCTCCGCGCCGCGGGCAGCGGCAATACCGGCGCGACCAACGTGTTCCGTTCCGTGGGACGGAAGTGGGGAGTGCTGACCTTTCTGCTCGATGCGCTGAAGGGATTTCTGCCCGCGTTCCTGTTCCCGCTGTGGACTGCCCAGTCGGGGGCATGGGGAATCATTTTCGGCGCGGCCGCCGTGCTCGGACATAATTTTTCGCCGTTTCTCGGGCTGCGCGGCGGCAAGGGGGTCGCGACGAGCGCCGGGGTACTGCTCGGCGCGGCGCCTGCGGCGATGCTGCTCGGACTGCTCGCATGGACCGCCCTGTTTTTCGGCTCGGGCTTCGTTTCGCTGGCCTCCATCGGCGCGGCCCTGACGGTGGCGCTGGCGGGGTGGTTCCTGTATGCCGGCAGCGGGCCGGCGCTGCCCGTACTGCTCACGCTGCTCGCGGCGCTCGCCGTGTGGCGTCATCGATCCAATATCGCCCGGCTGCGCAGCGGGACGGAACACCGCTTTCACCCGTGGCGGAGCCTGCGGAACAGGACCGCCGGACCGGAAGATTCGGGAGGCCGCTCTTGA
- a CDS encoding AsmA family protein, producing MKMFLRLIGIFALVLIVLMAAAVLFLKYGLTGTVRDRVLPEVQRKTQAELSLEHAAVAPLAGRITLEEVAVRNPPAFVGGDLLTVEHAEAAVELFSFLGDDTRRIHRVVLTDLQLNLVRDREGRLNAVEFIRDLQQATAAGKPDTPAPEEEGEDGKSVGAASPPLALGTLEADGAVTLEDRAGTNLPPLAFDYRIRGRNLSTRPAKETPPGEIYLMGDLRVGDKVSEVNVNATVEPLVDPAAPTFSLEGRIADLSPQLIDRWLPRAGLSTAPFTVTMKVAAQEGEFEPGSTLGLELADVSFSGKLTGGTPLHLSKVRLDLPVRGSVRKPVVDWKSSVQRLVRNNLRQITTDTARSILGDRMGDAKDLADRSGRGVLEGILGLALGTNRTVETGQQTNAAPSAGGESEARTNTSPDQAASDGSGTPATAEAPAGEGREAEPEPETVEEQLLRTVQKTAQATNREEAVRQGVRDSLQFLLRKAADDRRERESGTRTNRTDGEGGG from the coding sequence GTGAAGATGTTCTTGCGTCTGATCGGTATATTCGCGCTGGTGCTGATCGTGCTAATGGCGGCGGCGGTACTGTTCCTGAAATACGGCTTGACCGGTACCGTGCGCGACCGGGTGCTGCCCGAGGTGCAGCGGAAGACTCAGGCCGAGCTTTCGCTGGAGCATGCGGCGGTCGCCCCGCTGGCCGGGCGCATAACACTGGAAGAAGTAGCGGTCCGCAATCCGCCCGCCTTCGTCGGCGGCGATCTGCTGACGGTCGAACACGCCGAGGCCGCCGTCGAACTGTTTTCGTTCCTGGGCGATGATACCCGCCGCATTCACCGGGTGGTCCTCACGGATCTGCAGCTGAATCTCGTCCGCGACCGGGAGGGTCGCCTGAACGCGGTCGAGTTCATTCGGGACCTTCAGCAGGCGACGGCGGCAGGGAAGCCGGACACGCCGGCCCCGGAAGAGGAAGGGGAGGACGGGAAATCGGTCGGAGCGGCGTCCCCGCCGCTGGCGCTGGGTACGCTGGAAGCGGATGGCGCGGTGACCCTGGAAGACCGCGCGGGAACTAACCTCCCGCCCCTGGCCTTCGATTACCGGATACGCGGCCGGAACCTCTCGACCCGCCCGGCGAAGGAAACGCCCCCCGGCGAGATCTACCTCATGGGCGACCTCCGCGTCGGCGATAAGGTGTCCGAGGTCAATGTCAATGCGACCGTGGAGCCCCTCGTCGATCCCGCCGCACCGACCTTCAGTCTGGAGGGCCGGATCGCCGACCTCAGTCCCCAGTTGATCGACCGATGGCTGCCCCGGGCCGGTCTGAGTACGGCGCCCTTTACCGTCACCATGAAGGTTGCGGCGCAGGAGGGCGAGTTCGAGCCCGGCTCCACCCTGGGGCTGGAACTTGCGGACGTGTCGTTCAGCGGGAAGTTAACGGGAGGAACCCCGCTTCACCTCTCGAAGGTCCGGCTCGACCTGCCCGTGCGCGGGAGTGTGCGCAAGCCGGTCGTCGACTGGAAATCCTCGGTCCAGCGGCTCGTGCGAAATAATCTGCGGCAGATTACGACCGACACCGCGCGAAGCATTCTCGGTGATCGGATGGGTGACGCGAAGGACCTGGCCGACCGGTCCGGGCGCGGGGTGCTCGAGGGTATCCTCGGCCTCGCCCTCGGCACGAACCGAACCGTCGAGACCGGGCAGCAGACGAATGCGGCACCGTCCGCGGGCGGAGAATCCGAAGCGCGTACGAATACGTCTCCGGATCAGGCCGCCTCCGACGGATCGGGGACGCCCGCCACAGCCGAAGCGCCGGCAGGGGAGGGCCGGGAAGCGGAGCCGGAACCGGAGACGGTGGAAGAACAGTTGCTCCGCACAGTGCAGAAGACCGCGCAGGCGACCAATCGCGAGGAGGCGGTCAGGCAGGGGGTCCGGGATTCCCTGCAGTTCCTGCTTCGTAAGGCCGCCGATGACCGGCGCGAGCGGGAGTCCGGAACGCGCACGAATCGCACGGACGGCGAGGGGGGCGGCTGA
- a CDS encoding ATP-binding protein → MKIKYKRAYFDVLLERLQGPRRFIQILFGPRQVGKTTLIGQVLEATDRSFVFAAADAEARADRLWVAQQWERARLKAQRHPDQTILLVLDEIQKISNWSETVKKMWDEDSRTGCAIQPVLLGSSALLLQKGMSESLAGRFELIRVPHWSYSEMRSAFGITLDQYIYFGGYPGPAELLSDESRWKQYVRDALIEPAITKDVLLMTRIDKPALLRQLFHLGAVNSGRVISYTKLLGQLQDAGNTTTLAHYLELLDTAGLLCGLQKFTANTIRTRGSSPKLQVHNTALMSALNPDPFETVRETPDRWGHFFESSVGAHLTRMAFEHGLGLFYWRHGNDEVDFVLTREKRHLAIEVKSGRKRDALNGLKKFNAQFTPHRTLVIGTGGMPVREFFETPAHALFQ, encoded by the coding sequence ATGAAGATTAAATATAAAAGAGCCTATTTTGACGTCCTGCTGGAAAGGCTGCAGGGTCCGCGCCGTTTCATTCAGATCCTGTTCGGTCCGCGTCAGGTTGGGAAAACGACCCTCATCGGCCAGGTCCTTGAGGCGACGGACCGATCGTTCGTTTTTGCCGCAGCCGATGCCGAGGCCCGTGCAGACCGCTTATGGGTGGCCCAGCAATGGGAACGGGCTCGGCTGAAGGCGCAACGGCATCCCGACCAGACCATCCTGCTCGTGCTGGATGAAATTCAAAAAATCAGCAACTGGAGCGAAACCGTCAAAAAGATGTGGGATGAGGACTCGCGGACCGGTTGCGCCATTCAGCCGGTGTTGCTGGGCTCATCCGCCCTGCTACTCCAGAAGGGAATGTCGGAATCGCTCGCCGGACGATTCGAACTGATCCGCGTTCCGCATTGGTCGTATTCAGAAATGCGTTCGGCGTTCGGCATCACGCTGGATCAGTACATCTATTTCGGCGGCTATCCCGGGCCGGCGGAGCTGCTTTCCGACGAATCGCGCTGGAAGCAATATGTGCGCGATGCGCTCATCGAACCGGCCATCACGAAGGACGTCCTGCTCATGACGCGCATCGACAAACCCGCCCTGCTTCGCCAACTGTTTCATCTCGGCGCCGTCAACTCCGGAAGGGTGATCTCCTACACCAAACTGCTGGGGCAGCTCCAGGACGCCGGAAACACCACTACGCTCGCCCACTATCTGGAACTGCTGGATACCGCGGGGCTGCTCTGCGGACTGCAGAAATTCACGGCAAACACGATCCGTACGCGCGGATCGAGCCCAAAACTTCAGGTACACAACACGGCCTTAATGTCGGCATTGAATCCGGATCCCTTTGAAACCGTCCGGGAAACCCCCGACCGGTGGGGACATTTTTTCGAATCGTCGGTGGGGGCGCATTTAACCCGTATGGCCTTTGAACACGGGCTCGGCCTTTTTTACTGGCGACACGGGAATGATGAAGTCGACTTTGTTCTCACCCGCGAAAAGCGGCACCTCGCCATCGAAGTCAAAAGCGGCCGGAAACGAGATGCACTGAACGGGCTGAAAAAGTTTAACGCGCAATTCACGCCACACCGGACCCTGGTGATCGGGACCGGCGGAATGCCTGTCCGGGAGTTTTTCGAAACCCCGGCTCACGCCCTGTTCCAATAG
- a CDS encoding Druantia anti-phage system protein DruA — MDQVVERLLQCFRAEHIKELAGKFHYMGEGHAGGDTMRLVEAYGEWMALFLWGSAAYRLKDRDAYIGWSGPQRALRQKLIVQNRRFTLLVDRGAHPNLA, encoded by the coding sequence ATGGATCAGGTCGTAGAGCGGCTGTTGCAATGTTTTCGGGCCGAACATATCAAGGAATTGGCCGGGAAGTTCCACTACATGGGAGAAGGACATGCCGGCGGGGATACCATGCGGTTGGTGGAGGCCTATGGTGAATGGATGGCTTTGTTTCTCTGGGGGTCAGCGGCCTATCGGCTGAAGGATCGCGACGCCTATATTGGCTGGAGCGGCCCTCAACGCGCCCTGCGTCAGAAGCTGATTGTGCAGAATCGGCGTTTCACACTGCTGGTTGATCGTGGGGCGCATCCGAACCTGGCTTGA
- a CDS encoding GH39 family glycosyl hydrolase — translation MKAAYIVLAGLCAVTLRADLETSVTVDFAVPQEVVSQCGILEGRDADDAKYTPLISGTEWARNFSSYNSRVQKMLDLGCTVMVRLDDFPRRNGGLMPYENWALWESFVLDQAQTWGTNVVYDVWNEPNLSMFWPGTDAQYYEAYRRAHTVIKNELGSSAKVSGPSAHRWYTTYIEDFLDYCVGEGLTVEVLQWHELNERDDDIPSIQSHLEYARTHWKDDPAYASLGIRQIVLGETVGNDRTYLPGSTLGYFHYAEQGGSDGACSSCWNSDCENGSISGLLNGPNGDPRAVWWTFKSYADGVAGRVESTTLDERVVPLGSRQVAGSPGTAQVLLGYFEFGSTPDRADVTLTLNNLDSVTGFEANGAVCIQVETIPDTGSSSLLEPVYVGEATVDLTGGSAAVLLPDLGLEEVAVLTLSPAESTFRLHVTDPDPAAFSFAWPSTTGEFFNIHRSTNLAEGFPPPPLDENHPAAAGDETEYSDTRPPPGSAAFYRVAKTSGAIFEDGFESGVLDPQKWTTETTLEGRVRVSDEYPGTGRFGVLLDDEVYGSIKSIAALITAPLDLTAIPTPTLSFQWKDFSDNADPEDGVFISTDDGATWQQLFSFNDGPSEYTWKDIPLDAYAAESAVRIKFQFYDNYPIPSDGFGIDSIFVAPSATRISWPILPAP, via the coding sequence ATGAAAGCCGCCTATATCGTATTGGCCGGATTGTGTGCAGTGACGCTGCGGGCCGATCTGGAAACCTCCGTGACGGTCGATTTCGCCGTGCCGCAGGAAGTGGTGTCCCAGTGCGGCATCCTGGAGGGCCGCGATGCGGACGATGCGAAGTATACGCCGCTGATTTCGGGCACGGAATGGGCGCGCAATTTTTCGTCGTACAACAGCCGTGTGCAGAAGATGCTTGATCTGGGGTGCACGGTCATGGTCCGGCTGGATGATTTCCCGCGCCGCAACGGCGGGTTGATGCCCTACGAGAACTGGGCGCTGTGGGAATCCTTTGTGCTGGACCAGGCGCAGACGTGGGGCACCAACGTGGTCTACGACGTCTGGAACGAGCCGAACCTGAGCATGTTCTGGCCCGGCACCGACGCGCAGTACTACGAGGCCTACCGCCGGGCGCATACGGTGATTAAAAATGAGCTGGGATCCAGCGCAAAAGTGAGCGGCCCGAGCGCCCACCGCTGGTACACGACCTACATCGAGGATTTTCTGGACTACTGCGTGGGCGAGGGCTTGACGGTCGAGGTGCTGCAATGGCACGAACTCAACGAGCGCGACGACGATATCCCGTCGATCCAGTCCCATCTCGAATATGCCCGCACCCACTGGAAAGACGATCCGGCCTATGCCTCGCTCGGCATCCGGCAGATTGTCCTCGGCGAAACCGTCGGCAATGACCGCACCTACCTGCCGGGTTCGACGCTGGGATATTTCCACTACGCGGAGCAGGGCGGCTCCGACGGGGCGTGCAGCTCGTGCTGGAACAGCGACTGCGAAAACGGCAGCATCAGCGGGCTGTTGAACGGCCCCAACGGCGACCCGCGCGCCGTCTGGTGGACCTTCAAGTCCTACGCCGACGGCGTTGCCGGGCGGGTGGAATCGACCACCCTCGATGAGCGGGTGGTTCCCCTCGGCAGCCGACAGGTTGCCGGTTCGCCCGGCACGGCCCAAGTGCTGCTCGGCTATTTCGAGTTCGGATCCACGCCGGATCGCGCCGACGTTACCCTCACCCTGAACAATCTCGATTCTGTCACGGGGTTTGAAGCGAACGGTGCCGTTTGTATCCAGGTCGAAACAATCCCGGATACGGGGAGCAGCAGTCTGTTGGAGCCGGTGTATGTCGGCGAGGCGACCGTAGACTTAACCGGCGGCAGCGCCGCGGTGCTGCTGCCGGATCTGGGGCTGGAGGAGGTCGCAGTCCTCACCCTCTCGCCCGCCGAGTCGACCTTCCGGCTGCACGTGACCGATCCCGATCCCGCCGCCTTTTCCTTTGCGTGGCCCTCGACGACGGGAGAGTTTTTCAACATCCATCGCAGCACGAATCTGGCGGAAGGGTTCCCCCCGCCGCCTCTGGACGAAAACCATCCTGCCGCAGCCGGTGACGAAACCGAATACAGTGATACCCGGCCCCCGCCCGGCTCCGCCGCCTTCTACCGGGTGGCGAAGACCTCGGGGGCCATTTTTGAGGACGGATTCGAAAGCGGAGTCCTCGACCCGCAAAAATGGACGACCGAGACCACGCTCGAAGGCCGGGTGCGCGTGAGCGATGAGTATCCCGGAACCGGCCGGTTCGGTGTGCTGCTCGACGACGAGGTGTACGGCAGCATCAAGTCGATTGCCGCCCTCATTACCGCTCCGCTGGACCTCACCGCGATTCCCACGCCGACGCTCTCGTTCCAGTGGAAGGATTTCAGCGACAACGCTGATCCCGAGGACGGGGTCTTCATCTCCACCGACGACGGCGCCACCTGGCAGCAGCTCTTCAGCTTCAACGACGGCCCCTCGGAATACACCTGGAAGGACATCCCCCTCGACGCCTACGCCGCCGAGAGCGCGGTGCGCATCAAATTCCAGTTTTACGACAACTATCCGATCCCGTCCGACGGCTTCGGCATCGACAGCATCTTCGTTGCCCCATCCGCCACGCGGATTTCGTGGCCGATTCTCCCGGCTCCGTGA
- a CDS encoding alpha-L-rhamnosidase C-terminal domain-containing protein — translation MSGKPEAGDFTGWLVRSDVPRIGTFACSDPLLNHYYEVSLRTIEGNLQGYLTDCPHREKCQWTGDLHAVAEAASYNFDLSKFFPKAARDLRTTLGIVHPHPQSSLPRDPRAPANVAGGRRLPHQARPDWGAATVLVPHTAWLFYGDTGIVRENWPVMEGWMAFLREHAVKEGIIEEGYGDWCPPGSNSEIDTPVALTSTALYYKSLHAMRDMANALGKSGSAETYAREAERIKAAFIDRFHNRQAGHFGTQTGTAMALQLGLYPEARRARVADGLVRLIMEKADGRYTTGIFGHRPLYTVLNDNGKADVTAHLWQQTGFPSLRFLTEKHGLTTWPEVPYDWPEGERYRRNSFNHPMHSGFAAVFHESLSGIRPDPAQPGFRHFILQPCFLPGLEWARADHRSPFGTISSHWKRDGGRIVWNVTVPDGCSASVRLPQASAVRVNVQPAPAPFVELTAGDHTIELL, via the coding sequence TTGAGCGGGAAACCGGAGGCGGGAGATTTCACGGGCTGGCTGGTGCGCAGCGATGTCCCGAGGATCGGCACCTTCGCCTGCTCCGATCCGCTCCTCAATCATTACTACGAAGTTTCCCTGCGCACGATCGAAGGCAACCTGCAGGGCTACCTCACCGATTGCCCCCATCGCGAGAAATGCCAGTGGACCGGCGACCTCCACGCCGTGGCCGAGGCGGCCTCCTACAACTTCGATCTCTCCAAATTCTTTCCCAAGGCCGCCCGCGACCTGCGGACGACCCTCGGCATTGTACACCCGCACCCGCAGAGCAGCCTGCCCCGCGACCCGAGGGCACCCGCCAACGTGGCGGGCGGCAGACGGCTGCCCCATCAGGCCCGGCCGGACTGGGGTGCCGCCACCGTCCTCGTCCCCCACACCGCCTGGCTTTTTTACGGAGACACCGGGATCGTCCGCGAAAACTGGCCGGTGATGGAGGGCTGGATGGCCTTCCTGCGCGAACACGCCGTGAAGGAGGGCATCATCGAGGAGGGCTATGGCGACTGGTGTCCCCCCGGCAGCAACTCCGAGATCGATACCCCGGTGGCTTTGACTTCGACCGCTCTCTATTACAAATCCCTCCATGCCATGCGCGATATGGCCAATGCTCTGGGCAAAAGTGGATCGGCGGAGACATACGCGCGGGAGGCCGAAAGGATCAAGGCCGCCTTTATCGACCGTTTTCACAACCGGCAGGCCGGTCACTTCGGCACCCAGACCGGCACCGCCATGGCCCTGCAACTCGGACTCTACCCGGAGGCTCGGCGCGCCCGCGTGGCGGACGGCCTCGTCCGCTTGATCATGGAAAAGGCGGACGGGCGCTACACCACCGGCATTTTCGGCCACCGCCCGCTGTATACCGTTCTCAACGACAACGGCAAGGCGGACGTCACCGCCCACCTCTGGCAGCAGACCGGATTTCCCTCGCTCCGTTTCCTGACCGAGAAGCACGGGCTGACCACCTGGCCGGAGGTGCCCTACGACTGGCCGGAAGGGGAGCGCTACCGCCGCAACTCCTTCAATCATCCCATGCACAGCGGCTTTGCCGCCGTGTTCCATGAAAGCCTCAGCGGCATCCGGCCCGATCCCGCTCAGCCCGGCTTCAGGCACTTTATCCTCCAGCCCTGCTTCCTGCCCGGGCTCGAGTGGGCCCGGGCCGACCACCGTTCGCCCTTCGGAACAATCTCCAGTCATTGGAAACGCGACGGCGGGCGAATCGTCTGGAACGTCACCGTTCCGGACGGTTGCTCCGCCTCCGTCCGCTTGCCGCAGGCCTCGGCGGTTCGCGTCAACGTTCAGCCCGCCCCCGCACCGTTCGTTGAATTAACAGCCGGAGACCATACCATCGAGTTGTTGTGA
- a CDS encoding sulfatase, which translates to MIRKMLLFVCTTLFALAGEARERMNVIFILADDLGWADTTLYGHTDLYETPNLERLAKRGMTFTRAYTASPLCSPTRATILTGRTAARTGLTAPCCHSPAVRLEPSVVEAVEPGDKSRHCVSVSRLDTRLPTLGKHLKQAGYATAHFGKWHLGHEPYSPLEHGFEVDIPHWPGPGPAGSYVAPWKYPEFEANHPKEHIEDRMAEEAVAWMKSLPDDQPFYMNYWQFSVHAPFDAKQELIEYYERKIEEELDPDDPQRCATYAAMVHSLDDAVGTLLDAVEERGIADRTAFVFFSDNGGNMYDVVEGRPPTSNKPLRGGKATVFDGGMRVPCIVAWPGLTEPGSRTDAMIQSTDFYPTLHRLLDMPLPEGYEFDGVDFTPVLRGRSFDRGPIFGYFPHDPRVPDWLPPSMTVHYDNWKLIRTFHFGEDGGHEYRLYNLAEDIGETRNLAEAYPEKVALLDRMMQRHLEEVDAVTPEPNPDFDPEQFEPEKIGVGRDRSKPRKTTGPKAEGHRAAGGWRSKGRTVGLEVLDGALVIHSTAGDPWIETNIDPEVDGPVSVSLEVRAEEQGALMVFAGWDHAPYVPGSYEVAAVRTTDRWVPVRVEFDKAGPLTALRIDPPGADGSTRIRSIRVHNDDGSLLREWNFDGKRKRQ; encoded by the coding sequence ATGATCAGGAAAATGCTGCTGTTTGTGTGTACGACGCTGTTCGCGCTGGCCGGCGAGGCCCGGGAGCGCATGAATGTCATCTTTATCCTGGCCGACGACCTCGGCTGGGCGGATACGACGCTGTACGGGCACACGGATCTGTACGAGACACCGAATCTCGAACGGCTCGCGAAGCGCGGGATGACCTTTACCCGCGCCTACACCGCCAGCCCGCTCTGTTCGCCGACCCGGGCCACGATCCTTACCGGACGTACGGCGGCGCGTACGGGGCTGACCGCGCCCTGCTGTCATAGCCCCGCAGTGCGCCTGGAACCGTCCGTGGTCGAGGCCGTCGAACCCGGCGACAAATCGCGCCACTGCGTATCCGTCAGTCGCCTCGACACCCGCCTGCCCACGCTCGGCAAACACCTCAAACAGGCGGGATACGCGACCGCGCACTTCGGGAAGTGGCATCTCGGCCACGAACCCTACAGCCCGCTCGAGCACGGGTTCGAGGTCGACATCCCCCACTGGCCCGGCCCGGGTCCGGCCGGGAGCTACGTCGCGCCGTGGAAGTATCCGGAGTTCGAGGCGAATCACCCGAAGGAGCACATCGAGGACCGCATGGCCGAAGAGGCCGTGGCCTGGATGAAGTCACTCCCCGACGATCAGCCGTTCTACATGAACTACTGGCAGTTCTCCGTGCACGCGCCCTTCGACGCCAAGCAGGAGCTGATCGAATACTACGAACGGAAGATCGAAGAGGAACTCGATCCGGACGACCCGCAGCGCTGCGCGACCTATGCCGCCATGGTCCATTCGCTCGACGACGCCGTCGGGACGCTGCTCGACGCCGTAGAAGAACGGGGGATCGCCGACCGGACCGCGTTCGTGTTTTTCTCGGACAACGGCGGGAACATGTACGACGTGGTCGAAGGCCGTCCTCCCACGAGCAACAAACCGCTCCGCGGCGGTAAGGCGACGGTCTTCGACGGCGGGATGCGCGTCCCCTGCATCGTCGCCTGGCCGGGACTGACGGAGCCGGGCAGCCGGACCGACGCCATGATCCAGAGCACCGACTTCTACCCCACGCTTCATCGTCTGCTCGATATGCCGCTTCCGGAGGGGTACGAGTTCGACGGCGTGGACTTCACGCCCGTGCTGCGCGGACGTTCGTTCGACCGCGGCCCGATCTTCGGCTATTTCCCCCACGATCCCAGGGTGCCCGACTGGCTGCCGCCGTCGATGACCGTGCACTACGATAACTGGAAACTGATCCGCACGTTCCATTTCGGCGAAGACGGGGGGCACGAGTACCGGCTCTACAATCTCGCCGAGGACATCGGCGAGACCCGCAACCTCGCCGAAGCCTATCCCGAAAAGGTTGCCCTGCTCGATCGCATGATGCAGCGGCATCTCGAGGAGGTGGATGCCGTAACGCCCGAACCGAACCCCGACTTCGATCCCGAACAGTTCGAGCCGGAGAAGATCGGGGTCGGGCGCGACCGCAGCAAGCCGAGGAAAACAACCGGCCCGAAGGCCGAAGGTCATCGCGCGGCGGGCGGCTGGAGGTCCAAAGGACGCACCGTCGGGCTCGAAGTCCTGGACGGCGCGCTGGTAATCCACTCCACCGCGGGCGACCCGTGGATCGAAACGAACATCGATCCGGAGGTCGACGGACCGGTATCCGTCTCGCTGGAAGTCCGCGCGGAAGAGCAGGGCGCCCTGATGGTCTTCGCCGGCTGGGATCACGCGCCCTATGTGCCCGGCAGCTACGAGGTCGCCGCCGTCCGCACCACCGACCGCTGGGTGCCGGTGCGGGTCGAGTTCGATAAGGCCGGCCCCCTGACCGCGCTGCGGATCGATCCGCCCGGCGCGGACGGCTCGACGCGTATCCGTTCCATTCGGGTGCATAACGATGACGGCTCGCTGCTGCGCGAATGGAATTTCGACGGCAAGAGGAAGAGACAATGA